A genomic stretch from Sinorhizobium terangae includes:
- a CDS encoding DUF1194 domain-containing protein codes for MMKRRWPLAVALCLLGRPGLAEPVAVDLELVIAVDVSYSMEPEELGVQRAGYVEAFRSPEVITALRGGPLGKIAVTYVEWGGKAVQVMPWTLLYDARTAREFAEALERQPMRRIGFTSISNTLAVGRTLFQTSPFRSSRRVIDISGDGPNNAGAPAPLARNNTVAQGITIDGLPIMLRSAPDTASIPDLDVYYRECVIGGPGSFLLKVKHIDEFAAAILAKLVIEISGLEVSQQAETRVSPIQYGQPYNCFIGEELQERAIGR; via the coding sequence ATGATGAAACGCCGATGGCCGCTTGCTGTTGCTCTCTGCCTTCTCGGCAGGCCCGGGCTTGCGGAACCCGTTGCCGTCGATCTCGAACTCGTCATTGCGGTTGACGTCTCCTATTCGATGGAACCGGAGGAGTTGGGCGTGCAGCGGGCCGGCTATGTGGAGGCCTTCCGCAGTCCGGAGGTCATCACGGCGTTGCGTGGTGGACCACTTGGAAAGATTGCCGTGACCTATGTCGAATGGGGCGGCAAGGCGGTTCAGGTGATGCCGTGGACGCTGCTCTACGACGCCCGGACTGCGCGGGAATTCGCCGAGGCCTTGGAGCGCCAACCGATGCGACGCATCGGCTTCACCTCGATCTCGAACACGCTTGCGGTCGGTCGCACGCTTTTCCAGACAAGCCCGTTTCGCTCGAGCCGTCGCGTCATCGATATATCGGGCGACGGCCCCAACAATGCTGGGGCGCCGGCGCCGCTCGCGCGCAACAACACCGTTGCCCAGGGGATCACCATCGATGGCCTTCCCATCATGCTGCGGAGCGCGCCGGACACGGCGTCGATCCCGGATCTCGACGTCTATTACCGTGAGTGCGTCATCGGCGGCCCAGGTTCCTTTCTCCTGAAGGTGAAACACATCGACGAGTTTGCGGCAGCGATCCTCGCGAAGCTCGTCATCGAGATTTCCGGGTTGGAAGTGAGCCAGCAGGCAGAAACGAGGGTGAGCCCCATCCAGTATGGGCAACCCTACAATTGTTTCATCGGTGAAGAACTGCAGGAGCGCGCGATCGGCCGGTAG
- a CDS encoding pentapeptide repeat-containing protein — translation MAASPFTGYAQGAADCKSSAGPETNWQDCNKRLLMLGGSDLEGSNLTNTDFTLTDLRGVTLRSANLEKATLMRASLAGAIADKANFSRVEAYRGNFSDISAEGASFVGSELQRTDFSRARLTGADFEKAELGRANFNKAVLTGVRFSMANLSRANLSGAVFEGPIEFDRAFLFLTRIEGLDLSAATGLEQEQVDLACGDAATKLPAGLVVPSKWPCPTDDD, via the coding sequence ATGGCGGCCTCACCGTTTACCGGCTATGCCCAAGGGGCAGCGGACTGCAAGAGTTCCGCCGGTCCGGAAACAAATTGGCAGGACTGCAACAAGCGGCTGCTCATGCTCGGCGGCAGCGACCTGGAGGGGAGCAATCTCACCAATACCGATTTCACGCTGACCGATCTCAGGGGGGTCACGCTTCGCTCCGCCAATCTCGAAAAGGCGACGCTGATGCGCGCCTCGCTCGCCGGCGCCATCGCGGACAAGGCGAATTTCAGCCGGGTAGAGGCCTATCGCGGCAATTTTTCCGACATTTCCGCCGAGGGCGCTTCCTTCGTGGGCTCCGAACTGCAGCGCACGGATTTCAGCCGCGCGCGCCTGACAGGCGCCGATTTCGAGAAGGCCGAACTGGGGCGCGCAAACTTCAATAAAGCGGTGCTGACGGGCGTCCGCTTTTCGATGGCCAATCTCTCGCGCGCCAATCTAAGCGGCGCGGTCTTCGAGGGTCCGATCGAGTTCGACCGCGCGTTCCTGTTCCTGACGAGGATAGAAGGCCTCGACCTTTCGGCCGCGACCGGGCTCGAACAGGAGCAGGTCGACCTTGCCTGCGGCGACGCGGCGACGAAGCTGCCCGCCGGCCTTGTCGTCCCGTCCAAATGGCCGTGTCCGACCGACGACGACTGA
- a CDS encoding Tim44 domain-containing protein, producing MQRFGRVLAMVAVGLTVMLTVVDVAEARRAGGGFGSRGSRTFSTAPITRTAPTNAAPIERSMTPRPNSATNPATNPAAQNGMAGRRPGFFNGFGGSMLGGLMMGGLIGMLLGHGLGGGVGFLGLLLQVGLIIGAIMLAMRFFRGSQQPAYSGAGASARSSAAASSGGPSFRIPNIGEGMGRGATYGQAATAPSVSATSSAAAAGETDEIGVTQRDLDRFEAMLKEVQAAYGAEDYAALRRLTTPEAMSYLAEELSENATSGLKNEVRDVNLVQGDVAEAWRENGMDYATVAMRYESIDVMRDRSTGRVVSGDADKLTEAVELWTFLRKPGAEWQVSAIQGVQA from the coding sequence ATGCAGCGTTTTGGACGAGTTCTGGCGATGGTCGCGGTTGGCCTAACAGTCATGCTGACGGTGGTCGACGTGGCCGAGGCACGGCGCGCCGGCGGCGGTTTCGGCTCGCGCGGCAGCCGCACCTTTTCCACCGCGCCGATCACGCGCACGGCGCCGACCAATGCCGCGCCGATCGAGCGGTCGATGACGCCGCGGCCGAATTCGGCGACCAATCCCGCGACCAACCCCGCGGCGCAGAACGGAATGGCCGGCCGGCGGCCTGGCTTCTTCAACGGCTTCGGCGGCTCGATGCTCGGCGGTCTGATGATGGGCGGCCTGATCGGCATGCTGCTCGGCCACGGCCTTGGCGGTGGCGTCGGCTTCCTCGGCCTCCTGCTGCAGGTGGGCCTGATCATCGGCGCGATCATGCTGGCGATGCGGTTCTTCCGCGGTAGCCAGCAGCCAGCCTATTCGGGTGCGGGCGCTTCGGCCCGTTCGTCGGCTGCCGCCTCGTCAGGAGGGCCGTCCTTCCGCATTCCAAACATCGGCGAGGGAATGGGCAGGGGGGCGACCTACGGGCAGGCTGCGACTGCGCCTTCCGTTTCCGCGACTTCTTCCGCCGCAGCCGCAGGCGAAACCGACGAAATCGGCGTCACCCAGCGCGACCTCGACCGCTTCGAGGCAATGCTGAAGGAGGTGCAGGCGGCTTACGGTGCCGAGGACTATGCGGCCCTGCGGCGGCTGACCACGCCGGAAGCTATGTCCTATCTCGCGGAGGAACTCAGCGAGAACGCGACGAGCGGGCTCAAGAACGAGGTTCGCGACGTCAATCTCGTGCAGGGCGATGTCGCCGAGGCCTGGCGCGAGAACGGCATGGACTATGCGACCGTCGCGATGCGCTACGAGAGCATCGATGTGATGCGCGACCGCTCGACCGGCCGCGTCGTCAGCGGCGACGCCGACAAGCTCACCGAGGCGGTCGAGCTCTGGACCTTCCTGCGCAAACCCGGCGCGGAATGGCAGGTCTCCGCCATCCAGGGCGTTCAGGCGTGA
- a CDS encoding PLP-dependent aminotransferase family protein: protein MGVAATTEGGGTRVAAVMSAIRQRIANRSLTPGSKLPSVRAFAATMQVSTSTVVDAYERLVAEGVIASRPGSGFYVSGQVVPLALAEVGPRLDRAVDPLWVSRQSLESSDTTLKPGCGWLPPSWMPGAALRKGLRGLSRAEDAALTDYGTPLGFPPLRQLLARRMMERGIEASPDCIMLAESGTQAIDLLCRFFLETGDTVLVDDPCYFNFHALLRAHRAKIVSVPYTPMGPDIEAFARVVTEHRPRLYITNSAIHNPTGAVLSPVVAHRVLKLADQFDLTIVEDDIFADFELTPAPRLAAFDGLSRVIHIGSFSKTLSASARCGFIAARREWIEGLVDLRIATSFGGGRLSAELIYNVLRDGGYRKHMETLRARLARAMAETGSRLKQLGIEPWLEPQSGMFLWCRLPAGLDAADIAREALADDVVLAPGNAFSLSQSAQEFMRFNVSQCLDDRVFETLGKAIDRRRSPGVSVRG from the coding sequence ATGGGCGTTGCAGCGACGACTGAGGGTGGTGGCACACGTGTGGCGGCAGTGATGAGCGCCATCCGGCAGCGCATCGCCAACCGCAGCCTGACGCCGGGGAGCAAGCTGCCATCGGTCCGCGCCTTTGCGGCGACCATGCAGGTCTCGACTTCGACCGTCGTGGACGCCTACGAACGGTTGGTCGCCGAAGGGGTGATTGCGTCGAGACCGGGCTCCGGCTTCTACGTTTCCGGGCAGGTCGTGCCTCTGGCATTGGCCGAGGTCGGACCCCGGCTTGACCGCGCCGTCGATCCGCTATGGGTTTCCCGGCAGTCTCTCGAAAGCAGCGATACGACGCTCAAGCCCGGCTGCGGCTGGCTCCCGCCGTCCTGGATGCCAGGGGCGGCATTGCGCAAAGGGCTGCGCGGCCTCTCGCGGGCGGAGGACGCGGCTCTTACCGATTATGGTACACCGCTTGGTTTTCCGCCGCTCCGTCAGTTGCTTGCGCGGCGCATGATGGAGCGCGGCATCGAAGCCTCGCCCGACTGCATCATGCTGGCGGAGTCGGGAACTCAGGCGATCGACCTTCTCTGCCGCTTCTTCCTCGAAACGGGCGACACGGTTCTTGTCGACGATCCGTGCTATTTCAATTTTCATGCGCTGCTGCGCGCTCACCGCGCCAAGATCGTCAGCGTGCCCTACACTCCGATGGGCCCGGACATCGAGGCTTTCGCCAGGGTGGTCACGGAGCACCGGCCGCGCCTCTACATCACCAATTCCGCCATCCACAATCCGACCGGTGCGGTGCTCTCTCCCGTTGTCGCCCATCGGGTGCTGAAGCTGGCGGACCAATTCGACCTCACCATCGTCGAGGACGACATCTTTGCCGATTTCGAGCTTACCCCCGCGCCAAGACTGGCAGCTTTCGATGGTCTCAGCCGCGTCATCCACATCGGCAGCTTTTCGAAAACCCTGTCGGCCTCGGCGCGCTGCGGCTTCATCGCCGCACGCCGGGAATGGATCGAGGGGTTGGTGGACCTCCGGATCGCCACCTCCTTCGGCGGCGGACGCCTTTCGGCCGAGCTCATCTATAACGTCTTGAGGGACGGCGGCTATCGCAAGCACATGGAGACGCTCCGCGCGCGACTGGCCCGCGCAATGGCCGAAACCGGTTCCAGGCTGAAACAGCTCGGCATCGAGCCTTGGCTGGAGCCGCAGTCGGGCATGTTTCTCTGGTGCCGCTTGCCCGCGGGCCTCGACGCCGCCGACATTGCCCGGGAGGCGCTGGCAGACGACGTGGTGCTGGCGCCAGGCAATGCCTTCAGCCTTTCACAGTCGGCTCAAGAGTTCATGCGGTTTAACGTTTCGCAGTGTCTGGACGATCGGGTGTTTGAGACGCTCGGGAAAGCGATCGACAGGCGGAGATCGCCGGGCGTTTCGGTGCGGGGATGA
- a CDS encoding MFS transporter translates to MTTTTRPIEGIAEEGERAPSFRWALAALSLSMLLSSLGTSIANVGLPALTEAFDASFQQVQWVVLAYLLAITTLIVSVGRLGDMVGRRRLLVSGIALFTVASVLCGVAPTLSMLIAARAAQGLGAAIMMALAMALVGETVPKARTGSAMGLLGATSAIGTALGPSLGGLLIAGLGWRAIFLAGVPLGVAAFSLAFRTLPADRERPKDRAGFDTIGTLLLALTLAAYALAMTIGRGSFGPLNMSLLLAAIFAGGLFLFAEARTASPLLRLAMFRDPVLSAGLTMSALVSTVMMATLVVGPFYLSHGLGLDAAIVGLVMSAGPLVAALAGVPAGRLVDRLGAQPMTVAGLTAIATGAFLLSLLPAGFGVAGYVAPIVMVTAGYALFQAANNTAVIKDVGAGERGIVSGMLNLSRNLGLVTGASFMGAVFALASGTSEITTAAPEAVAAGMRITFAVAAVLIVAALVIAVTSRAFIGRASVAGDVT, encoded by the coding sequence TCGGCCTGCCGGCGCTGACTGAGGCCTTCGACGCCTCCTTCCAGCAGGTGCAATGGGTGGTGCTTGCCTATCTTCTCGCCATCACCACCCTCATCGTCAGCGTCGGGCGGCTCGGCGACATGGTCGGCCGGCGCCGTCTACTCGTCTCCGGCATCGCCCTCTTCACCGTTGCTTCGGTTCTCTGCGGCGTCGCGCCGACGCTCTCGATGCTGATCGCGGCGCGGGCGGCGCAGGGTCTCGGCGCGGCGATCATGATGGCGCTTGCGATGGCGCTCGTCGGCGAGACGGTGCCGAAGGCACGGACCGGCAGCGCCATGGGGCTCCTTGGGGCGACATCGGCGATCGGTACTGCTCTCGGTCCCTCGCTCGGCGGCCTGCTGATCGCCGGCCTCGGCTGGCGGGCGATTTTCCTAGCCGGCGTGCCGCTCGGCGTCGCGGCATTCTCCCTCGCGTTCCGCACCCTGCCCGCTGACCGCGAGCGCCCCAAGGATCGGGCGGGCTTCGACACGATCGGCACATTGCTGCTGGCGCTGACGCTCGCCGCTTACGCGCTCGCCATGACGATCGGCCGGGGCAGTTTCGGTCCGCTCAACATGAGCCTGTTGCTGGCAGCGATCTTCGCCGGTGGCCTCTTCCTGTTTGCCGAGGCGAGAACCGCCTCGCCCCTGCTCCGCCTCGCGATGTTCCGCGATCCGGTGCTTTCCGCCGGCCTCACGATGAGCGCACTCGTCTCGACGGTGATGATGGCGACGCTGGTGGTGGGGCCGTTCTATCTCTCCCACGGGCTCGGGCTCGACGCCGCCATCGTCGGCCTCGTCATGTCCGCCGGCCCCCTCGTCGCGGCGCTCGCAGGCGTCCCCGCCGGCCGCCTCGTTGACCGGCTCGGTGCGCAGCCGATGACCGTCGCGGGGCTCACAGCGATCGCTACCGGCGCCTTCCTCCTCTCGCTGCTCCCGGCAGGGTTCGGTGTCGCCGGCTATGTCGCCCCGATCGTCATGGTCACGGCCGGTTACGCCCTGTTCCAGGCGGCCAACAACACCGCCGTGATAAAGGATGTGGGGGCCGGCGAGCGGGGCATCGTTTCCGGCATGCTCAATCTCTCGCGCAATCTCGGCCTCGTCACCGGCGCATCCTTCATGGGGGCGGTCTTCGCGCTCGCGTCCGGCACCAGCGAGATCACCACGGCAGCCCCCGAGGCCGTCGCCGCCGGCATGCGCATCACCTTCGCCGTCGCCGCAGTCCTGATCGTCGCCGCACTCGTCATCGCGGTCACCAGCCGCGCTTTCATAGGTCGCGCTTCGGTCGCTGGTGACGTAACATGA
- a CDS encoding SOS response-associated peptidase, producing MCGRVYIKSTLEGLFRAFSFAQRERGAEALANQFPRYNGAPTLYYPIIIRDVIREPDVFGPTFVSARWGLVAGWMKQQRPGRPPINARCEGIATNGMFKRAYADRRCLIPIDGFFEWKDIYSTGKDKQPYAIAMSSGEPFALAGIWETWRNPETDEDIRTFCVITCPPNDMMAAIHDRMPVILHPEDYERWLSPEPDPYDLMRPFPAELMVMWAIDRKVGSPKNDTADILDPVEL from the coding sequence ATGTGTGGACGCGTCTATATCAAGAGCACGCTGGAGGGGCTGTTTCGCGCCTTTTCCTTTGCGCAGCGCGAGCGCGGCGCCGAAGCGCTGGCGAACCAGTTTCCCCGTTATAACGGCGCGCCAACGCTCTACTACCCGATCATCATACGCGACGTGATCCGCGAGCCGGACGTGTTCGGGCCAACCTTCGTGAGCGCGCGCTGGGGCCTCGTTGCCGGCTGGATGAAGCAACAGAGACCCGGCCGTCCGCCGATCAACGCGCGGTGCGAAGGCATCGCAACCAACGGCATGTTCAAGCGTGCCTATGCGGACCGCCGCTGCCTCATTCCGATCGACGGTTTTTTCGAATGGAAGGACATCTACAGCACCGGCAAGGACAAGCAGCCCTACGCAATTGCCATGAGTTCCGGCGAGCCCTTCGCGCTTGCCGGTATCTGGGAGACCTGGCGCAATCCCGAGACGGACGAGGATATCCGCACCTTCTGCGTGATCACCTGCCCGCCAAACGACATGATGGCAGCGATCCACGACCGGATGCCGGTGATCCTGCACCCAGAGGATTACGAACGCTGGCTGTCGCCCGAACCGGACCCTTACGACCTGATGAGACCATTCCCGGCCGAGCTGATGGTGATGTGGGCGATCGACAGGAAAGTCGGGTCGCCGAAAAACGACACCGCGGATATCCTGGATCCGGTCGAGCTTTGA
- a CDS encoding TerC family protein, which translates to MEIFTSAGLLALLQVIVIDLVLAGDNAVVIGLAAAGLPIEQRKKAILVGILAATVLRIALASVTVQLLEIIGLVLAGGILLLWVCWKMWRELREAQGNDGAGEGNGETQKKTFMQAAIQIVVADVSMSLDNVLAVAGAAREHPTVLVFGLILSIAMMGVAAGLIAKLLNRYHWIAYIGLAIILYVALDMIYRGSLEVWPHVVPVVAAIAG; encoded by the coding sequence ATGGAAATTTTTACGTCTGCCGGCTTGCTGGCGCTTCTGCAGGTTATTGTCATCGACCTGGTGCTTGCTGGGGATAACGCCGTCGTCATCGGCCTTGCCGCCGCCGGGCTTCCGATCGAGCAGCGCAAGAAGGCGATCCTTGTCGGCATTCTCGCCGCGACCGTTCTTCGCATCGCGCTTGCCAGCGTGACCGTCCAGCTGCTCGAGATCATCGGCCTTGTGCTCGCGGGTGGCATCCTGCTGCTCTGGGTCTGCTGGAAGATGTGGCGCGAACTGCGTGAAGCCCAAGGCAATGACGGAGCGGGCGAGGGAAACGGAGAGACGCAGAAGAAGACTTTCATGCAGGCGGCGATCCAGATCGTCGTCGCCGACGTATCCATGTCGCTCGACAACGTGCTTGCGGTTGCGGGCGCCGCCCGCGAGCACCCGACGGTGCTGGTGTTCGGCCTCATACTGTCGATCGCAATGATGGGCGTTGCCGCGGGCCTCATAGCCAAGCTGCTCAACCGCTACCACTGGATCGCCTATATCGGTCTGGCGATCATCCTCTATGTCGCGCTCGACATGATCTATCGCGGATCCCTCGAGGTCTGGCCGCACGTCGTGCCGGTCGTCGCGGCGATCGCGGGCTGA
- a CDS encoding DMT family transporter — translation MDKTTSGWINGFLGVLIFSGSLPATRAAVLDFDPVFLTVARAGIAGLLALCLLLAFREKRPTTDQLFSLAIVSLGVVVGFPLLTALALQHVTSAHSIVFVGMLPLATAAFGVLRGGERPRPAFWMFSVAGSLLVVGFALMQDLTASPVGDALMLAAIVACGLGYAEGAKLSRILGGWQVISWALVLSLPVMLAIALALMPSSFAEVGMPGWLGLAYVSLFSMLIGFIFWYRGLAQGGIAAVGQLQLLQPFFGLALAATLLHEEVSLLMLAVTVGVILCVAGARKFAK, via the coding sequence ATGGACAAGACGACCAGCGGATGGATCAACGGCTTTCTCGGCGTGCTGATCTTCAGCGGCTCGCTGCCCGCGACACGTGCCGCCGTGCTCGATTTCGATCCGGTGTTCCTGACCGTTGCCCGGGCCGGCATTGCTGGCCTGCTTGCCCTGTGCCTGCTCCTTGCCTTCAGGGAGAAGCGGCCGACCACCGACCAGCTCTTCTCCCTTGCAATCGTCTCACTCGGCGTCGTGGTAGGCTTCCCGCTGCTGACAGCGCTTGCGCTCCAGCACGTTACCTCGGCGCACTCGATCGTCTTCGTCGGCATGCTGCCGCTTGCAACCGCGGCTTTCGGCGTGCTTCGGGGCGGCGAGCGCCCTCGTCCCGCTTTCTGGATGTTTTCCGTCGCGGGAAGCCTGCTCGTCGTCGGCTTTGCCCTTATGCAGGACCTCACGGCCTCGCCCGTCGGCGACGCCCTGATGCTGGCGGCCATCGTCGCTTGCGGACTCGGCTATGCCGAGGGCGCGAAACTGTCGCGCATCCTTGGCGGCTGGCAGGTGATCTCCTGGGCGCTCGTCCTGTCGCTGCCCGTCATGCTCGCGATCGCGCTCGCCCTGATGCCGTCGTCATTCGCGGAGGTGGGCATGCCAGGCTGGCTCGGTCTCGCCTATGTTTCCCTGTTCAGCATGCTGATCGGCTTTATCTTCTGGTACCGGGGACTGGCCCAGGGCGGCATCGCGGCCGTGGGGCAATTGCAGCTGCTGCAGCCGTTTTTCGGACTGGCCTTGGCCGCCACATTGCTCCATGAAGAGGTAAGCCTGCTGATGCTCGCAGTGACGGTCGGGGTCATCCTCTGCGTCGCCGGTGCACGGAAGTTCGCGAAATGA
- a CDS encoding glutathione S-transferase family protein, whose translation MIPTITAFERSPDRGKGLARDMRVRWALEEVGQPYDVRLLSFKAMKEPAHLALQPFGQIPTYEEGDLALFESGSIVLHIAERHAGLLPENANARARAITWMFAALNTVEPPIFDRALCTILERDKPWYEQRLRYLEDSIRNRLGKLSDRLGDAEWLDGGFSAGDLLMVTVLLRLKGSSILDEYPNLSAYVARGEARPAYKRAFDAQLAVFTAASTG comes from the coding sequence ATGATCCCGACCATTACCGCCTTTGAACGGTCGCCCGATCGTGGCAAGGGGCTGGCGCGTGATATGCGTGTTCGCTGGGCGCTCGAAGAGGTGGGCCAGCCTTACGACGTTCGTCTTCTTTCGTTCAAGGCAATGAAGGAACCCGCGCATCTTGCGCTTCAACCTTTCGGGCAGATTCCGACCTACGAAGAAGGCGATCTCGCCCTGTTCGAGTCGGGGTCGATCGTGCTCCATATCGCGGAGCGCCATGCGGGCCTGCTGCCAGAGAATGCGAACGCCCGGGCGCGCGCGATCACATGGATGTTTGCCGCGCTCAACACGGTGGAGCCGCCGATCTTCGACCGCGCTCTCTGCACGATCCTCGAGCGCGACAAGCCTTGGTACGAGCAGCGCCTGCGGTACCTCGAGGACAGCATCCGCAACCGGCTGGGCAAGCTTTCCGATCGCCTTGGCGATGCCGAGTGGCTCGACGGCGGGTTCAGCGCCGGTGACCTGCTGATGGTGACGGTGCTGCTTAGGTTGAAGGGGTCGAGCATACTCGACGAGTATCCGAATCTCTCCGCCTATGTCGCCCGCGGCGAAGCGCGACCCGCATACAAGCGTGCTTTCGATGCTCAGTTGGCGGTTTTCACCGCCGCATCGACCGGCTGA
- a CDS encoding glycosyltransferase family 2 protein, producing MARVSIAVPIYNGAETISESLNCIRSQSFEDFEVVICDNASTDGTSEICAEFARQDKRFRHVRSNINVPVMENFRKALNLGEAEYFMWRADDDLTDENHLEATVNALDRESDARLAVTPVHRVNTSTGREADYPLPVSEGADRLSRAKATLLGCHPSWFYGLWRRQAVVEDMAVLGDYPYAWAADHLTTMRAMINAKVAFAPEATFTQRIMREGNYHLLPAERLAARRKYVEIARRLIAETDYTATEKTILRKALEQHANKRVAPWFRMYKRALRQRIKAIFSAA from the coding sequence ATGGCTCGCGTAAGTATCGCAGTTCCTATCTACAACGGTGCCGAGACGATTTCCGAAAGCCTGAATTGCATTCGAAGCCAGAGCTTCGAAGATTTCGAAGTTGTCATCTGCGACAACGCCTCCACCGACGGCACCAGCGAGATCTGCGCCGAATTTGCGCGACAGGACAAGCGCTTTCGCCACGTTCGCAGCAATATCAACGTGCCGGTAATGGAAAATTTCAGGAAGGCGCTTAATCTCGGCGAAGCCGAATATTTCATGTGGCGAGCCGATGACGACCTGACGGACGAGAACCATCTCGAGGCGACGGTAAACGCGCTCGACCGGGAGAGCGACGCCCGGCTGGCAGTGACCCCGGTCCACCGGGTCAACACGTCGACGGGGCGGGAGGCCGATTATCCACTGCCGGTGAGTGAGGGCGCCGATCGCCTGTCACGGGCGAAGGCGACCTTGCTCGGTTGTCACCCGAGCTGGTTCTACGGCCTCTGGCGGCGCCAGGCCGTCGTCGAGGATATGGCGGTGCTCGGAGACTACCCCTATGCCTGGGCGGCGGATCACCTCACCACGATGCGGGCCATGATCAACGCAAAGGTGGCGTTCGCGCCTGAGGCGACTTTCACGCAAAGGATCATGCGTGAGGGAAACTATCATCTGCTGCCGGCGGAGCGTCTGGCGGCGCGGCGGAAATACGTCGAGATCGCGCGCCGCCTCATCGCCGAAACGGACTATACGGCCACGGAGAAGACCATCTTGAGAAAGGCGCTCGAGCAGCACGCGAACAAGCGCGTGGCGCCGTGGTTCCGGATGTACAAGCGGGCGCTCCGGCAGCGGATCAAGGCAATCTTCAGCGCGGCGTGA
- a CDS encoding glycosyltransferase family 2 protein — protein sequence MPKIDVCIVAARRPDLLAATLESLSTRMLDHFEIENVYMNLDPIFGDEAAHAACLALIRSRFPAAIVFEPEIPSFVGAVRRLWSATGADFVLHLEDDWIALTDIGPDVFAAFEDPAIAQVSLHTAEQKWDIAKKGHFHKRNEYVRLFGIKIPKFTAFPIFTTSPSLLRGQFVRDCASLMDPARDPEKQFYYGVNPALEEYVRNRKSYIFSPEKRPVIKDIGRDWQKEKKIKKVIRDANSVWEAE from the coding sequence ATGCCGAAAATTGACGTTTGCATCGTCGCCGCCCGGCGCCCCGATCTGCTCGCCGCGACGCTCGAAAGCCTGTCGACGCGGATGCTCGATCACTTCGAGATCGAAAATGTCTACATGAACCTCGATCCGATCTTCGGAGATGAGGCGGCCCACGCCGCCTGCCTCGCGCTGATCCGCAGCCGGTTTCCGGCGGCGATCGTCTTCGAGCCGGAAATTCCGAGCTTCGTCGGCGCCGTCCGGCGGCTCTGGTCGGCGACCGGGGCAGACTTCGTGCTGCACCTGGAGGACGATTGGATCGCCCTCACCGATATCGGTCCGGACGTCTTCGCCGCCTTTGAGGATCCCGCCATCGCGCAAGTGTCGCTCCACACCGCCGAGCAGAAATGGGACATCGCGAAGAAGGGCCATTTTCATAAGCGCAATGAATATGTGCGGCTGTTCGGCATCAAGATCCCGAAGTTCACCGCCTTCCCGATCTTCACCACCTCGCCGTCGCTTCTCAGAGGTCAATTCGTGCGGGACTGCGCGAGCCTCATGGATCCTGCGAGAGATCCCGAAAAACAATTCTATTACGGCGTGAACCCGGCGCTGGAAGAATACGTCCGCAACAGGAAGAGCTATATCTTCTCGCCCGAGAAACGCCCGGTCATTAAAGACATCGGCCGCGACTGGCAAAAGGAAAAGAAGATCAAGAAAGTCATCCGCGACGCCAATTCGGTCTGGGAAGCGGAGTAG
- a CDS encoding FMN-binding negative transcriptional regulator, translated as MYTPPAFREGDRATLHAMMREARLCHFVTATADGLMATPLPLFLDPDEGEHGTLHGHLAKANPQWRTPPIGDAMAIFMGPDAYITPSWYASKREHGRVVPTWNYAAVHAYGPVEFYDDSERLLGVVTRLTNLHEQERPERWAVTDAPEAFVHTQLKGIIGLRMPITRIEGKRKMSQNRPAADRAGVAKGLADSGRTSDRIVAGLIPRGSE; from the coding sequence ATGTACACACCACCAGCCTTCAGAGAGGGCGATCGCGCCACACTCCACGCGATGATGCGCGAGGCACGGCTTTGCCACTTCGTGACGGCCACCGCCGATGGCCTGATGGCGACGCCTTTGCCGTTGTTCCTCGATCCGGACGAAGGCGAGCATGGGACGCTCCACGGCCATCTCGCCAAAGCCAATCCGCAATGGAGGACCCCGCCGATCGGCGACGCCATGGCGATCTTCATGGGGCCGGATGCCTACATCACCCCCTCCTGGTACGCATCGAAACGCGAGCACGGCAGGGTCGTCCCGACATGGAACTATGCGGCGGTGCACGCCTATGGACCGGTAGAGTTCTACGACGACAGCGAGCGCCTGCTCGGGGTGGTCACGCGGCTCACCAATCTCCACGAACAGGAGCGACCGGAGCGATGGGCGGTGACGGATGCGCCCGAAGCATTCGTCCACACACAACTCAAGGGCATCATCGGGCTCAGAATGCCGATCACCCGGATCGAGGGCAAAAGAAAGATGAGCCAGAACCGCCCCGCGGCGGACAGGGCCGGCGTCGCCAAAGGGCTGGCAGACAGCGGGCGGACTTCCGACCGGATCGTGGCGGGGTTGATCCCGAGAGGCAGCGAATAG